In Leucoraja erinacea ecotype New England unplaced genomic scaffold, Leri_hhj_1 Leri_369S, whole genome shotgun sequence, a genomic segment contains:
- the LOC129693618 gene encoding LOW QUALITY PROTEIN: autophagy-related protein 9A-like (The sequence of the model RefSeq protein was modified relative to this genomic sequence to represent the inferred CDS: deleted 3 bases in 2 codons): MAEFSTGYQRLPASYTDTPPGEHDLLVHVADGSKSPWHHIENLDLFFTRIYQLHQKRGFLCMLLSEMFELVQLVFVVTFTTFLFNCVDYDILFANKVPGGVEPGQQVVKVTLPDALLPTHTCTARIRDSPLMVTVLLTAAVFWLHRLIKFIYNVCCYWEIRAFYRNALNISQAELPYRSWQEVQARMLQVQREQLMCIHKRELTELDISHRILRFTNYMVAMLNKSLLPVRFQLPLLGEVVFLSRGLRYNYELIFLWGPGSLFLNQWSLKAEYKRAAGRHQLAQKLRQRILWVGLANLLLCPLVLVWQILYAFFSYGEVLKRQPGSLGLRCWSLYGRSYLRHFNELDHQLQARLSQGYKPATKYMDGFPSPLAAVIARNLAFFAGSILAVLIALTVYDEDVLAVEHVLTAGTLLGLAVTVCRCFIPDQHVWRCPEQLLQLVLTHVHYMPDHWQGNAHRYETRDQFAQLFQYKAVSNRHMRELLSPLLTPLVLIFCLLRRRSLEIIDFFSANFTVEVVGVGDTCSFAQNGRPSGTGTPAWPPTGVSQASAYQQAEGGKTELSLVQFALSNPHWLPPPHSSQLIHQLMDRVAHAQPGGGTRTAPQPGGQSSGRPRHGHRDGAGGLTPLLHPPRTRPESADPRPQPGPGSGSGPGPGYSASPGGGGRSLSSGSSVWEGQLLSGLVLGTPPTHVSLHALYMHELHHQQVQAAPSRHVWYRHGSDSSEGSEGGADVAPPSPLSSPLTGSSGTDPLEPTRPHCPPGGTGASQVVARSRDLETGDEGSPVTPGPRDT, from the exons ATGGCAGAGTTCAGCACCGGCTACCAGCGGCTACCGGCCTCCTACACCGACACACCGCCCGGGGAACATGACCTGCTGGTTCATGTGGCCGACGGCAGCAAGT CTCCCTGGCACCACATTGAAAACCTGGACTTGTTCTTCACCAGA atctaccagctgcaccagaaGCGGGGCTTTCTCTGCATGTTGCTGAGCGAGATGTTTGAGTTGGT gCAGCTAGTGTTTGTCGTCACCTTCACCACGTTCCTCTTCAACTGCGTTGATTACGACATCCTGTTTGCCAACAAGGTGCCGGGCGGCGTGGAGCCGGGGCAGCAGGTGGTCAAGGTCACCCTGCCCGATGccctcctgcccacacacacctgtacagCCAG GATCAGGGACAGCCCGCTGATGGTGACGGTTCTGCTCACGGCCGCCGTGTTCTGGCTCCACCGGCTCATCAAGTTCATCTACAACGTGTGCTGCTACTGGGAGATCCGAGCATTCTACCGCAACGCCCTGAACATCAGC CAGGCGGAGCTGCCCTACCGCAGTTGGCAGGAGGTGCAGGCGCGCATGCTGCAGGTGCAGCGGGAGCAGCTGATGTGCATCCACAAGCGTGAGCTGACAGAGCTGGACATTTCTCACCGGATCCTGCGTTTCACCAATTACATGGTGGCCATGTTGAACAAGTCGCTGCTGCCAGTGCGCTTCCAGCTGCCGCTGCTGGGGGAGGTGGTATTCCTGAGCCGTGGTCTTCGTTACAACTACGAGCTGATCTTCCTGTGGGGCCCTGGCTCTCTCTTCCTCAACCAGTGGAGCCTGAAGGCGGAGTACAAGCGGGCAGCCGGGCGGCACCAGCTGGCACAGAAGCTGCGGCAACGTATTCTGTGGGTGGGACTGGCCAACCTGCTGCTCTGCCCGCTGGTGTTGGTCTGGCAGATCCTCTACGCATTCTTCAGCTACGGCGAGGTGTTGAAACGGCAGCCGGGCAGCCTGGGGCTACGCTGCTGGTCACTGTACGGCCGCTCCTACCTGCGGCACTTCAACGAGCTTGACCACCAGCTGCAGGCCCGGCTCAGCCAGGGTTACAAGCCCGCCACCAAGTACATGGACGGCTTCCCCTCGCCACTGGCCGCAGTCATCGCCCGCAACCTTGCATTCTTCGCCGGCTCCATCCTGGCCGTGCTCATCGCCCTCACCGTGTACGACGAGGACGTCCTGGCTGTGGAACACGTGCTGACCGCAGGGACCCTGCTGGGACTGGCCGTCAccgtctgcag gtGCTTCATCCCGGACCAGCACGTGTGGCGGTGTCCGGAGCAACTGCTGCAGCTGGTGTTGACCCACGTCCACTACATGCCTGACCACTGGCAGGGCAATGCCCACCGCTACGAGACACGTGACCAGTTCGCTCAGCTCTTCCAGTACAAGGCCGTGAGTAACCGCCACATGCGT GAgttgctgagccccctcctcacgCCGCTGGTTCTCATCTTCTGTCTG CTGCGCCGCCGCTCGCTGGAGATCATTGACTTTTTTTCCGCAAACTTCACGGTGGAGGTGGTTGGCGTCGGCGACACCTGCTCCTTCGCCCAGAATGGACGTCCGTCCGGCACGGGCACCCCCGCC TGGCCCCCCACGGGGGTATCCCAAGCCTCGGCCTACCAGCAGGCGGAGGGGGGCAAGACGGAGCTGTCTCTGGTGCAGTTTGCCCTCAGTAACCCTCACTGGCTGCCCCCCCCTCACAGCTCACAGCTCATCCATCAGCTAATGGACAGGGTGGCTCACGCCCAGCCCGGGGGGGGCACTCGCACAg CCCCACAGCCTGGTGGTCAGTCCTCTGGCCGCCCCCGACACGGACACCGAGATGGAGCCGGCGgcctcactccgctccttcaccCTCCACGGACACGGCCAGAGTCCGCAGACCCACGGCCGCAGCCAGgaccagggtcagggtcagggccaGGGCCAGGCTACAGTGC CTCCCCAGG GGGTGGGGGTCGGTCGTTGAGTTCAGGGAGCAGCGTGTGGGAGGGGCAACTGCTCAGTGGCCTGGTCTTGGggaccccccccacccacgtCAGCCTGCACGCCCTGTACATGCACGAG ctccACCACCAGCAGGTCCAGGCAGCACCGTCTCGTCACGTGTGGTATCGCCACGGCAGTGACAGcagtgaggggagtgaggggggggcagacgtggcccccccctccccactgtcctCCCCACTGACGGGCAGCAGCGGGACTGACCCCCTGGAGCCGACCAGACCCCACTGCCCCCCAGGGGGTACGGGGGCATCACAGG TTGTAGCTCGGAGCCGGGACCTGGAGACTGGAGATGAGGGGAGTCCAGTGACCCCTGGCCCCAGGGACACATGA